The following are encoded together in the Pleurocapsa sp. FMAR1 genome:
- the phnM gene encoding phosphonate metabolism protein PhnM: protein MQSQIYTNYRLLLPHEEILGTIAVREGIIVDIQPGVVSQGQNGDGNYLLPGLIELHTDNLEKCISPRPKARFPLELAAVNHDRDLISAGITTVCDAIAIGDVTPKDDSLRIHHYAAMIDTIVQGQAAGRFSTDHLLHLRCELGYEHLYDVIEPYSEHPLLALLSLMDHTPGQRQFVNINKYKSYYTSRHGVPEAKMDEFIAMRLDNQRQHALANRQALVKLSQAKNISLASHDDATVDHVRDAIAEGVVLAEFPTTLDAAKEAHNHGLLVLMGAPNVILGGSHSGNVSAMELMKLDLVDIISSDYVPRSLLQSVFIISQEANQPLYEVIKYITLNPAKAINLDRQIGSLSIGKKADFITVHDDGVVPRILEVYKQGDRVA from the coding sequence ATGCAGTCACAAATTTACACTAATTATCGCTTGCTCTTACCCCATGAAGAAATATTAGGTACGATCGCCGTTCGAGAAGGAATTATTGTTGATATTCAACCAGGAGTAGTATCTCAGGGGCAAAATGGAGACGGTAATTATCTTTTGCCTGGATTAATTGAACTCCACACTGATAATCTGGAAAAGTGTATCTCGCCTCGTCCTAAAGCTAGGTTTCCCTTGGAATTAGCAGCAGTTAACCACGATCGCGATTTAATAAGTGCTGGAATTACTACAGTCTGTGATGCGATCGCCATTGGTGACGTTACCCCAAAAGATGATTCTTTACGCATACATCATTATGCAGCGATGATTGATACTATTGTCCAAGGGCAAGCAGCAGGTAGATTTAGCACAGATCATTTATTACACTTACGTTGCGAACTAGGCTACGAACATCTCTACGATGTTATCGAACCTTATTCAGAACATCCATTGTTAGCCTTACTATCTTTAATGGATCATACTCCTGGGCAACGTCAATTTGTCAATATCAATAAGTACAAGTCATACTACACAAGTAGACATGGTGTACCCGAAGCTAAGATGGACGAGTTTATTGCCATGCGTTTAGATAACCAACGTCAACACGCCTTAGCCAACCGTCAGGCTTTAGTTAAACTAAGTCAAGCAAAAAACATTTCTTTGGCTAGTCACGATGATGCCACAGTCGATCATGTTAGGGACGCGATCGCCGAAGGAGTAGTTTTAGCAGAATTTCCCACTACCCTTGATGCTGCCAAAGAAGCTCATAATCATGGTTTACTAGTCCTTATGGGTGCGCCAAATGTGATTTTAGGCGGTTCACATTCTGGCAACGTTTCAGCGATGGAATTAATGAAATTAGATTTGGTTGATATTATTTCTTCTGATTATGTACCTAGAAGTTTATTACAGTCAGTATTTATTATTAGTCAAGAAGCCAATCAACCACTATATGAAGTAATTAAATACATTACCTTAAATCCAGCTAAAGCAATTAATTTAGATCGGCAAATAGGCAGTTTGTCAATAGGAAAAAAAGCCGACTTTATCACAGTTCATGATGATGGTGTTGTTCCCAGAATTTTAGAGGTTTATAAACAAGGTGATCGTGTAGCTTAA